In Spirosoma aureum, a single genomic region encodes these proteins:
- a CDS encoding RagB/SusD family nutrient uptake outer membrane protein — protein MKIKLIALSVLFFSLSACRDFLDVIPETSLTSDSFYKSQADFEQAVGGIYAPLQGIYNQDWILNEMRSDNTFFIYNVAQRGGKPQEDPATFTIETNNTYTAGKWTNCYLIIARANQILKTIDAASFDEAVKSNLKGQALFLRAFAYFDLVKNFGGVPLFLEPATGYKDTFKARAEATDVYKQLIIDAAAAAKLLPAKASAPGRATSGAAYTLLADAYINQKSWADAETALKTVTMLGYKLLPSYADIFKPTNKGNSELIFDVQYAEGTSQAIYNALPYLFIPILADPSILTGVKPATQQNYGGYNVPTPDLLKVYEDTLKDQRFSASIGFYTGPSPLIGITSYNRTPYIKKYLHPHAVYGQTADNGPIYRYAEVLLMLAEATNEQGRQADAAGYLNQVRARAGLPPLVPGSQADMRASILKERQIELAFENKRWHDLVRSGLAVQVMTAKAAKIKANPQAYYYPAGSAPIATAFNITDRDLLYPIPVSEIITNPDLKQNPGY, from the coding sequence ATGAAAATCAAACTCATAGCCTTAAGTGTCCTGTTTTTTTCGCTAAGCGCCTGCCGTGACTTTCTGGATGTTATTCCAGAAACGTCGTTGACGTCCGATAGTTTCTACAAGTCGCAGGCAGACTTTGAACAGGCAGTCGGAGGTATTTACGCTCCCCTCCAGGGGATTTACAATCAGGATTGGATTCTGAACGAGATGCGTTCCGACAATACGTTCTTTATTTATAATGTTGCCCAGCGTGGCGGAAAGCCACAGGAAGACCCTGCAACGTTTACGATTGAAACAAACAACACCTATACGGCGGGCAAGTGGACGAATTGTTATCTGATTATAGCCCGGGCGAATCAGATACTAAAAACAATTGATGCCGCCAGTTTCGATGAAGCTGTCAAATCGAACCTGAAAGGACAGGCACTTTTTTTACGGGCTTTTGCGTATTTCGATCTGGTAAAGAACTTCGGCGGTGTTCCGCTATTTCTGGAACCAGCTACGGGCTATAAAGATACCTTTAAAGCAAGGGCAGAAGCCACCGATGTCTATAAGCAGCTAATTATCGATGCCGCAGCAGCGGCCAAACTCTTACCCGCCAAAGCCTCGGCTCCAGGGCGGGCTACGTCGGGGGCCGCTTACACACTCCTTGCCGACGCCTATATCAATCAAAAATCATGGGCCGATGCCGAAACCGCCCTGAAAACAGTGACAATGCTTGGGTACAAACTCTTGCCCAGCTATGCGGATATTTTTAAACCGACCAACAAAGGCAACAGCGAGCTAATTTTCGATGTGCAATACGCCGAGGGAACATCGCAGGCAATCTATAACGCACTGCCTTATCTGTTTATCCCCATCCTGGCAGACCCGTCGATCCTCACGGGTGTAAAACCGGCAACGCAACAGAATTACGGCGGTTACAATGTGCCAACGCCCGATTTACTGAAGGTATATGAAGATACGCTTAAAGACCAGCGGTTTTCGGCGTCCATCGGCTTCTATACGGGCCCCTCACCCCTGATCGGAATAACGTCGTATAACCGTACACCATACATCAAAAAATACCTGCATCCACACGCTGTTTATGGGCAAACGGCTGACAATGGACCGATCTACCGGTATGCCGAAGTACTGTTAATGCTGGCTGAAGCCACTAACGAGCAAGGCCGGCAGGCAGATGCTGCTGGCTATCTGAATCAGGTTCGGGCGCGGGCGGGCCTGCCGCCGTTGGTCCCTGGTAGTCAGGCTGATATGCGGGCCAGTATTCTGAAGGAACGTCAGATCGAGCTGGCTTTTGAGAATAAACGCTGGCACGATCTGGTACGAAGCGGACTGGCTGTTCAGGTAATGACCGCCAAAGCTGCTAAAATCAAAGCTAATCCGCAGGCCTATTACTATCCGGCGGGTAGCGCACCCATCGCCACCGCTTTTAACATTACGGACCGGGATCTGCTTTACCCGATTCCGGTGAGTGAAATCATTACCAATCCTGACCTGAAACAGAATCCAGGGTATTGA
- a CDS encoding 3-keto-disaccharide hydrolase, with the protein MKTFLFVSAIATLFLVGFLPVPAKKNVSLFDGKTFRGWEGDTVNTWRIENGAIAAGQPGHMVPHNDFLCTTRSYANFAMRLKVRLTGTKGFVNAGIQFRSKRLTNPPYEMIGYQADWGPKYWGSLYDESRRKVTLVQPDSVQLAKWVKIDDWNTYEIRAENRRIRLYVNGHQTVEYTESDETIPQSGLIGLQIHGAGITQVAYKEITLDELP; encoded by the coding sequence ATGAAAACTTTTCTGTTTGTTTCCGCGATTGCTACCCTGTTTCTCGTGGGCTTTTTGCCTGTTCCTGCCAAAAAAAATGTTTCCCTTTTTGATGGCAAAACCTTTCGGGGTTGGGAAGGCGACACCGTAAACACCTGGCGAATCGAGAATGGTGCCATTGCCGCCGGACAACCCGGCCATATGGTACCACACAACGATTTTTTGTGCACCACCCGCAGCTACGCCAACTTTGCGATGCGGCTAAAAGTCAGACTGACGGGCACAAAAGGATTTGTCAACGCGGGTATACAGTTTCGCAGCAAACGGCTCACGAACCCACCCTACGAAATGATTGGCTATCAGGCCGATTGGGGTCCTAAATACTGGGGGAGCCTGTACGATGAATCGCGCCGGAAGGTAACGCTGGTTCAACCCGATTCTGTCCAACTTGCTAAGTGGGTGAAAATTGACGACTGGAATACATACGAAATTCGGGCCGAAAATCGCCGTATTCGCTTGTACGTCAATGGTCATCAAACCGTCGAGTATACCGAGTCGGACGAAACCATTCCGCAATCGGGGCTAATTGGCCTGCAGATTCACGGGGCTGGCATAACGCAGGTTGCCTATAAAGAGATTACGCTCGACGAACTTCCTTAA
- a CDS encoding DUF7133 domain-containing protein yields MKRNFWIAASSLLISVLCLSAARYSDRINDNSQEDPFETPRTVSQTPSTVPLSPQESMKTFRLPKGYHLELVASEPMISEPVALAWDGNARLYVAQMETYMQTVLATGQSQPRSRIILLEDTNGDGKMDKRSVFIDHLLMPRAILTVGHELLVNETDSYDIYAYRDTNGDGKADKKRPVFQSKRKAFGNVEHQRSGLDWNLDNWVYETIDPIRYRYKNGVLKADTLPNAAGQWGLTHDDYGRVFFSRAAAGIAASGFQINPAYGQLDFPDAFEEGFNHVWSAIKTPDVNGGPKTLRPDSTMADFTSICGQSVFRGDRLTNSIFGDYIVAEPVARVIRRANIQNKDGKVLLSNVYHQDEFISSSDMNFRPINTYTGPDGCLYIVDMYRGIIQESTWAQPGSYLYDQIMTKRLDKNVQRGRIYRLVYDGLKPGPAPSLLSDPTRKLITYLAHPNGWWRDNAQKEIIVRNDKSVVALLKQIALGEKGPLAAQPTTITRMHALWTLEGLDAIDKPIILATLNDPVQEVRKTAVWLSEPWLKKNDSQLLDKLESLKNDESYDVLSQLVLSLSYSKADQAKAIVQSVLTGHADNTVLTGIERTLKKAEETRKIGSSRLAALNPADRQLVREGAQIFTALCATCHGSQGQGTPTKIAPHLAGKFKLLENRDEVIKILLQGLTGPVEGVTYHELMPPMGTNSDEWIASVLTYVRLELGMQSFPEMSSGYMNNFVLVKPEQVKKIREQTANRTKPWTWDELIKERDLLRQSRK; encoded by the coding sequence ATGAAACGTAATTTCTGGATTGCTGCCAGTAGTCTTCTCATTTCCGTATTGTGCCTTTCTGCTGCCCGGTATTCGGATCGAATCAATGACAATTCGCAGGAAGACCCGTTCGAAACGCCCCGTACGGTTAGCCAGACCCCATCGACCGTTCCGCTTTCTCCGCAGGAAAGCATGAAAACGTTCCGGCTACCCAAAGGCTATCACCTTGAACTGGTTGCCAGTGAGCCGATGATTTCGGAGCCTGTGGCTCTGGCCTGGGATGGCAACGCCCGCTTATATGTGGCGCAGATGGAAACCTACATGCAAACCGTACTGGCCACGGGCCAAAGTCAGCCTCGAAGCCGGATCATACTTCTGGAAGATACCAATGGAGACGGCAAAATGGACAAGCGTTCGGTGTTTATCGATCATTTATTGATGCCTCGCGCCATTCTGACCGTTGGCCATGAGTTACTGGTCAACGAAACGGATTCCTACGACATTTATGCCTATCGGGACACCAACGGCGACGGCAAAGCCGATAAAAAAAGACCCGTGTTTCAGAGTAAACGGAAAGCGTTTGGCAACGTAGAACACCAGCGTAGTGGTCTGGACTGGAATCTGGATAACTGGGTTTATGAAACCATCGATCCGATTCGCTATCGGTACAAAAATGGTGTGTTGAAAGCCGATACACTGCCGAATGCCGCTGGTCAATGGGGACTGACTCATGACGATTACGGACGGGTATTTTTCAGCCGGGCAGCTGCCGGCATTGCGGCTTCGGGCTTCCAGATCAACCCAGCCTATGGTCAGCTTGATTTTCCGGATGCCTTTGAGGAAGGCTTTAACCATGTCTGGTCGGCAATCAAAACGCCCGATGTGAACGGTGGCCCAAAAACTCTTCGTCCTGATAGTACTATGGCCGATTTTACCTCCATCTGCGGACAGTCCGTTTTTCGGGGAGACCGGTTAACAAACAGTATTTTCGGTGATTATATTGTGGCTGAACCCGTTGCCAGAGTTATTCGACGGGCTAATATTCAGAACAAAGACGGGAAAGTTCTGCTGTCTAATGTCTATCATCAGGACGAATTCATCTCATCGAGCGATATGAATTTTCGGCCCATCAACACCTATACAGGGCCGGATGGGTGTCTGTATATCGTGGATATGTACCGGGGCATCATTCAGGAGTCGACCTGGGCTCAGCCGGGCAGTTATCTCTACGACCAGATCATGACCAAAAGGCTGGACAAGAACGTACAACGGGGGCGGATTTATCGCCTGGTCTACGATGGCCTGAAGCCCGGCCCAGCGCCCAGCCTATTGAGCGACCCGACCCGAAAACTGATCACCTATCTGGCTCATCCGAATGGTTGGTGGCGAGACAATGCCCAGAAAGAAATCATTGTCCGAAACGACAAATCTGTGGTCGCATTGCTCAAGCAAATTGCCCTGGGCGAAAAAGGCCCATTAGCCGCACAGCCAACGACCATTACCCGAATGCATGCACTTTGGACACTGGAAGGCCTGGATGCCATTGACAAACCGATCATCCTGGCCACATTGAACGATCCTGTGCAGGAGGTGCGAAAAACGGCCGTATGGCTCAGTGAACCCTGGCTCAAAAAGAATGATAGTCAACTGCTCGATAAACTGGAGTCGCTAAAAAACGACGAGAGCTACGATGTACTTTCTCAACTGGTGTTATCACTTTCGTATAGCAAAGCCGATCAAGCAAAAGCTATTGTGCAATCCGTTCTGACCGGGCATGCAGACAATACCGTACTAACTGGCATTGAGCGTACGTTAAAAAAAGCGGAAGAGACCCGAAAAATCGGCAGCAGCCGGCTGGCAGCGTTGAACCCGGCCGATCGGCAACTGGTGCGGGAAGGCGCTCAGATTTTTACGGCACTCTGTGCTACCTGTCACGGATCGCAGGGGCAGGGAACCCCAACGAAAATTGCTCCCCATCTGGCTGGAAAATTCAAATTACTGGAAAATCGCGACGAAGTGATCAAGATCCTGCTTCAGGGCTTGACTGGCCCTGTTGAAGGTGTTACCTACCATGAGCTAATGCCACCCATGGGCACCAACAGTGATGAATGGATTGCATCGGTCCTTACCTATGTTCGGTTGGAGTTGGGCATGCAGAGCTTCCCGGAAATGTCATCGGGCTATATGAACAACTTCGTGTTGGTGAAACCGGAGCAGGTCAAAAAAATCCGGGAGCAAACGGCCAATCGAACCAAACCCTGGACCTGGGATGAGTTGATCAAAGAACGCGATCTGTTGCGGCAGAGCAGGAAGTGA
- a CDS encoding ThuA domain-containing protein: MFSPLTSSKTWLRLLGAAGASVGLYACLSTQAVTNQAGSNSLATTVAPTSSESTKPIAPRLANPGAANPPRVLVFSKTKGWKHTSIPFGIAAIQKLGKENNFQVDTTKNADYFNDDSLKHYQAVVFLSTTGNVLNQAQQAAFERFIQAGGGYMGIHAAADTEYDWPWYNKLVGGYFASHPSNSNVRKATVDVTDKSHISTAHLPDHWERTDEWYNYRSFYSDLKVLANLDENTYDGGINGSNHPIAWYHNFDGGRAFYTGGGHEDSSFSEPLFVQHILGGLKWAMGDGKALDYSKSYAVVMPEENRFVKTVLVNDLNEPMELAVAPDGRVFFTERSGNLSVYNTKTNEGKVMHKFAVATKQGFGVQGVTLDPNFASNHYLYVYYSPNTDKDPTYHLSRFVVKADNTLDLASEKIVLKIPGEFEASAHHGGSLAWDKEGNLFLSTGDNTNPFPSNGYAPIDERADHLTLDAQRTAANTNDLRGKVLRIHPQPDGTYTVPDGNLFPKGTAQTRPEIYTMGLRNPYRIAVNPKTSVLYWGEIGPDAGKDSTIGPRGYDEFNQAKKPGNYGWPLFIGNSQPYPDLDFATNVTGPLFDPKAPVNSSPNNTGLKNLPPTTSAMIWYPYAASKEFPELSLGGRSAMAGEFYTYDKNSPSKTKFPEYYDGALFIFDWMRNWVVDVRFDKDENYVRNEPFMAANGDFRRPIDLAFGKDGVMYMLEYGSVYGADNDDARLVKIEYNTGNRAPIARAMVIDSIATAQRNARSYLTSDGRNAPVIREAVGQAPLRVKFSGRGTDLDDDALTYQWLFDGKTVGATQVNATHVYTQPGVYNAILKVTDQTGKVGKDTIVVKVGNARPDVAITTTGNKSFFWEGKPFTYSVKVADKEDKQIDPKKIQVLYAYSPQPGAAPTAGPQQGHQDLAAIGNGTLGKTLIASSDCKACHTIDKPSVGPTFVAVASRYKGQPGTVERLARKIIEGGGGSWSKDHLMSAHPQIPVQDAQEMVKYIFSLTDKQNQKAVPLQGTLALNEHKAEDARGQYTLLASYTDNGGKAVGPLTSTDVVTLRNAKVKTLNADAYVGFPRWGNRLAAGNHKAYVLLKDIDLTNIKSLTYDYSSVNKDGEIEIRLDSYAAPVVSRTAYKATGDWKTNKEVTGSFDKPITGKHDVYIVVVKRDKPNDNIIQLNSIQFNE, translated from the coding sequence ATGTTTTCCCCATTGACATCCAGTAAAACCTGGCTCCGTCTGCTTGGAGCGGCCGGAGCTTCTGTTGGCCTCTACGCCTGCCTTAGTACGCAGGCAGTTACGAACCAGGCCGGAAGTAATTCCTTAGCAACAACCGTTGCCCCAACATCATCTGAATCAACAAAACCTATCGCTCCTAGATTGGCCAATCCAGGAGCGGCCAATCCACCCCGTGTGCTGGTCTTCTCAAAAACGAAAGGCTGGAAACACACGTCCATTCCGTTCGGGATTGCAGCCATTCAGAAACTTGGCAAGGAAAATAACTTTCAGGTCGATACGACTAAAAATGCCGACTATTTTAACGACGATAGTCTGAAACACTATCAGGCCGTGGTGTTTCTGAGCACAACGGGTAATGTGCTGAACCAGGCCCAACAGGCTGCGTTTGAGCGCTTTATTCAGGCCGGTGGCGGTTATATGGGTATTCACGCAGCCGCTGATACGGAATATGACTGGCCATGGTATAATAAGCTGGTGGGCGGGTATTTTGCGAGCCATCCCAGCAACTCCAACGTTCGCAAAGCTACTGTGGACGTAACCGATAAAAGTCATATTTCCACGGCTCATCTGCCCGATCATTGGGAGCGCACCGACGAATGGTATAACTATCGTTCGTTCTACTCTGATCTGAAAGTGCTGGCCAATCTGGACGAGAACACCTACGACGGTGGCATCAATGGCAGCAATCACCCGATTGCCTGGTATCATAATTTTGATGGTGGACGAGCATTTTATACCGGTGGTGGTCACGAAGATTCCAGCTTTAGCGAACCCCTGTTTGTTCAGCATATACTGGGTGGTTTGAAATGGGCCATGGGCGATGGCAAGGCACTGGATTACAGCAAGTCGTATGCCGTTGTGATGCCGGAAGAAAACCGCTTTGTGAAAACGGTGCTGGTCAATGACCTGAATGAGCCAATGGAGCTAGCAGTAGCCCCCGATGGCAGGGTGTTTTTTACCGAGCGGAGCGGGAACCTGTCGGTTTATAACACAAAGACAAACGAGGGTAAAGTGATGCATAAATTTGCCGTGGCTACCAAGCAGGGCTTTGGTGTTCAGGGGGTTACGCTTGATCCAAATTTCGCGAGTAACCACTACCTCTACGTTTATTATTCGCCCAACACCGATAAAGATCCAACATACCACTTGTCTCGATTTGTGGTTAAGGCCGATAACACGCTCGATTTGGCTTCTGAAAAAATAGTACTGAAAATTCCCGGCGAATTTGAAGCCAGTGCACACCACGGTGGCTCTCTGGCCTGGGATAAGGAAGGAAACCTCTTTCTGTCGACAGGTGATAATACCAACCCCTTCCCATCGAATGGGTATGCGCCTATCGACGAACGGGCCGATCATCTGACGCTTGATGCGCAACGTACAGCAGCCAATACGAATGATCTGAGAGGTAAAGTCTTACGTATTCATCCTCAGCCTGATGGGACTTATACAGTTCCCGACGGTAATCTATTCCCGAAAGGCACTGCCCAAACCCGCCCGGAGATTTACACGATGGGCCTGCGTAACCCGTATCGAATTGCGGTCAATCCGAAAACGTCCGTATTGTATTGGGGTGAAATTGGCCCCGATGCGGGTAAAGACAGTACAATAGGGCCACGCGGCTATGATGAGTTCAATCAGGCCAAGAAGCCCGGCAATTATGGCTGGCCACTGTTTATTGGCAATAGCCAGCCTTACCCTGATCTTGACTTTGCAACGAATGTTACCGGCCCGCTTTTCGACCCCAAAGCACCGGTCAACAGTTCTCCCAACAATACGGGTCTTAAAAATCTGCCACCTACGACGTCGGCAATGATCTGGTATCCCTATGCGGCTTCCAAGGAATTTCCAGAGCTGAGTCTTGGCGGACGGAGTGCAATGGCAGGCGAATTTTATACGTATGACAAAAACTCCCCATCCAAAACCAAATTCCCCGAATACTACGATGGCGCGTTGTTTATATTCGACTGGATGCGCAATTGGGTAGTAGATGTTCGGTTCGATAAAGACGAAAACTATGTTCGTAATGAGCCGTTTATGGCGGCCAATGGCGATTTCCGGCGACCCATCGATCTGGCCTTCGGGAAAGATGGCGTGATGTATATGCTCGAATACGGTTCTGTTTACGGAGCTGATAACGACGATGCGCGGCTGGTAAAAATTGAGTATAATACGGGCAATCGGGCTCCCATCGCCAGAGCAATGGTTATCGATTCGATAGCGACAGCGCAACGCAATGCCCGTTCTTACCTAACTTCTGACGGACGCAATGCACCCGTAATTCGGGAAGCTGTAGGACAGGCTCCCCTGCGGGTGAAGTTCAGCGGACGGGGAACCGATCTGGACGACGATGCCCTCACGTATCAATGGTTGTTTGATGGCAAGACCGTCGGCGCTACCCAGGTCAATGCGACTCATGTTTATACACAACCCGGCGTCTATAATGCCATTCTGAAAGTAACGGACCAGACGGGAAAGGTTGGCAAGGACACGATTGTTGTTAAGGTCGGTAACGCCAGACCTGATGTAGCAATTACGACAACGGGTAATAAATCATTTTTCTGGGAAGGCAAACCCTTCACTTACAGCGTGAAAGTGGCCGATAAAGAAGATAAACAGATCGATCCGAAGAAGATACAGGTGCTTTATGCCTACAGCCCGCAACCGGGTGCTGCGCCAACGGCTGGCCCTCAGCAGGGGCATCAGGATCTGGCCGCAATTGGCAACGGAACACTCGGTAAAACGCTCATTGCCAGTAGTGACTGCAAAGCTTGCCACACCATCGATAAGCCCTCGGTTGGACCAACGTTTGTGGCGGTTGCCAGTCGTTACAAAGGCCAGCCCGGAACGGTAGAACGTTTAGCCAGGAAAATCATTGAAGGCGGGGGCGGTAGCTGGAGCAAAGATCATTTAATGAGTGCTCACCCGCAAATTCCGGTTCAGGACGCTCAGGAAATGGTGAAGTACATTTTCTCCCTGACTGATAAGCAAAACCAGAAAGCAGTTCCGCTGCAAGGAACACTGGCTTTAAACGAGCACAAAGCCGAAGACGCGCGTGGGCAGTATACCTTATTGGCTTCTTACACGGATAATGGCGGCAAAGCCGTTGGTCCACTCACCAGCACCGACGTAGTGACGCTACGGAACGCTAAAGTTAAAACGCTGAATGCCGATGCTTACGTTGGTTTTCCGCGGTGGGGTAATCGACTGGCTGCCGGTAATCACAAAGCCTATGTTCTGCTGAAAGATATTGACCTGACCAATATCAAGTCGCTCACCTACGACTATTCGTCGGTTAACAAAGATGGTGAAATTGAGATTCGGCTTGATTCCTACGCGGCCCCGGTTGTGAGTCGAACAGCCTATAAAGCCACTGGCGACTGGAAAACGAATAAGGAAGTGACGGGTAGTTTCGACAAACCGATCACCGGCAAACATGATGTCTACATTGTGGTCGTGAAACGCGATAAACCGAACGATAACATCATTCAGCTAAACAGTATTCAGTTCAATGAGTGA
- a CDS encoding group II truncated hemoglobin has product MDQKSIPTLYEWAGGTDKLEQLTTLFYSKVFQDELLEPVFRNMSPEHARHVAHFLGEVFGGPAAYTQNDHGSHADMVAHHVGKHLTEPMRKRWMTLLLDSADELGLPDDPEFRSALVGYLEWGSRIAVLNSTATENPVQPNEPMPKWDWGVPGGPYQP; this is encoded by the coding sequence ATGGATCAGAAATCAATTCCTACTTTATATGAATGGGCAGGTGGCACCGATAAACTGGAACAGCTAACCACCTTATTCTACAGCAAGGTTTTTCAGGATGAATTGCTGGAGCCTGTCTTTCGGAACATGTCGCCCGAACACGCCCGCCATGTAGCGCACTTCCTTGGTGAAGTTTTTGGCGGGCCAGCTGCCTACACGCAGAATGACCACGGTAGCCATGCCGATATGGTAGCCCATCATGTTGGCAAACACCTTACCGAACCTATGCGCAAACGCTGGATGACCCTCCTGCTGGACAGTGCAGACGAATTGGGACTACCCGACGATCCGGAGTTCCGGTCGGCTCTGGTTGGGTATCTGGAGTGGGGAAGCCGGATTGCAGTATTGAACTCAACGGCGACCGAGAATCCCGTTCAACCCAATGAACCAATGCCTAAATGGGATTGGGGTGTTCCTGGCGGCCCCTATCAACCTTAA